The Desulfomonilia bacterium DNA segment CAGCCATTTTGCCAGGACGACTTTCTGCTGATTACCACCGCTGAGTTTGTACATCTTTGTCCCACGCGAATTGGTACGAATATTCAATTTCGAAATATATGTATCGGTGAGTTCCGCGGATTTCTTCGCATCAACGATTCCCAGTTTCGCAATGCGGTCCAGTATGACAACAGCAATATTGGTTTCAACCGACTCGATTAAATTCAGACCGGTTCGTTTGCGATCCTCCGTGATCAGGGCAATTTTATGCCCGATCGCCTGTTTGGGATGACGAATCCTGACTGTCTGTCCCTCAATTTTCAAATCGCCGGCAGTCGGATGCGTGATGCCGAAGATACATTCCACCAGCTCGCTGCGGCCAGCGCCGACCAGTCCGCCGATCCCTAAAATTTCGCCATAATGCAGTTGAAAGGAAATATCGCGGAAATGGGTTCCGCGTGAGAAGTTCGTCACTTCCAACGCCACAGCGCCTCGCTGTGTTTCAATTTTCGGGTAAACCGCCGTAATCTCACGTCCGACCATCAACTGGATCAGCGCATTTTTGGATAGTTCCGCTGCCGCATAGGTCCCGATCAATTCCCCGTCACGCAGAACCGAAATGCGGTCGGCAATTCTGAAAATCTCATCCAATTTATGGGAAATATAAATGATACCCACCCCAGTCCGGCGCAGCTTTTCAATCTGCTCAAACAAGGTGTGAACTTCTTTTTCGGTCAACGCCGAAGTCGGTTCATCCATGATAATGATGCGGGAAGACAGGGAAATGGCTTTGGTGATCTCTACCAGTTGAACCTGTGCCACGCTCAGGTTGCGCATCAGCGCTTTCGGATCCATCTGAACACCCATCGATTCGAAAATCGACCGTGTCTGCCGGATCTGTTCCTTCTGATCCACAACGCTGAGTCCGCCTAAATGATTGCGGCGAATTTCCCTTCCCATGAACAGATTCTCGGATACCGACATATCCGGAACAGGGCTCAACTCCTGATGAATCATGGAAATGCCCAGGTGCAGCGCTTCCTGCGGCGAATGAATCTGAACCGTTTTATCCTGAATCTGGATTTCACCGCTGTCAGCAGTATAAATGCCCATCAGAATTTTCATCAAAGTCGATTTTCCGGCGCCGTTCTCACCCACCAGAGCATGAACTTCCCCCGGCCGGATCTGGATGGAGACATCCTTCAGAACCGGTACGCGTGAAAAACTCTTGTATATGTGATTCATTGCGAGGAAAAACACTGACACAGGATTCCTCCATGGTTCTATATAAGGTCGTGCGTTGTACGAAAAAAAGATTCAAAGACGCATCGTCACAGAATTTATTATAACGATTTTCCGCTTGTTTTTACAAGTAAAATCAGCTTATCGAAATATGGATGAAGTTTTCGGATAATGAAAGAGAATTCGTTGTTTTTATGGCTTTTACGTGAATCGTAAATTATGAGAATCATCATAAATTCTGTTCATATTTCGAATGACTGCAAGCAAAATCAGTTTTTCTAAATTTGAAAATACCACTACAAAAAAGAGAAAATTGCTGTTATTCCCAATCATCAGGGTGATAACTGCGCAGTTTCTTGACTTCGGCACGCCGTTTCTTCTGAAACAGCCGCGCTGCTTTGGCGGAGACACCCGGATGCGTCGCTTTGCGGATTTTCGGCTTGTGCAGCGCCGCTTCCACCAGATGAGTGAAGCGCAGCACGGCATCCAGACGGTTCTGTTCCTGCGTTCGGTAGCGTTTCGCTGTGATGATCAGCACGCCATCTACCGTCATGTGATTTCCGGCGTGGAGCGTCAGCTGCTCCTTGATGTCCGTTTCCAGCGAGGGGGAATTGCGGACGTCAAAGCGCAATTGCACTGCAGTCGCGACCTTGTTGACGTTCTGCCCACCTGGTCCGGACGCGCGAATATATTCGAACTGCAGTTCGTTTTCATCGATTTGTACGGCGGGTGTGATCTCAATCATGCGTTAAGTATAATCGTTCACGCCGAAATCGTCGCGGGATTACGGTTCGAAAACAGCCATTCGAAATATGGATCGACTTTTTGAATAAGGAAAAAAATTTACGCTTGTTTTTTTAAAATTTCATAGAGGACCTGAGTTTCTCACTTTTTGAAAAATCGTCCCTTTTACTCTCAACATTGGAAATGCAAAGACACTTATTCGAGATACTCAGGAGTACATACTTGACAATTTGTCATTGCGATCATAGAGAAGCAATCTCTTTTCGTGTGGCAATTTTTACGCAATGGAGCAGGGAGATTGCCACGCCCCT contains these protein-coding regions:
- a CDS encoding sugar ABC transporter ATP-binding protein, which gives rise to MSVFFLAMNHIYKSFSRVPVLKDVSIQIRPGEVHALVGENGAGKSTLMKILMGIYTADSGEIQIQDKTVQIHSPQEALHLGISMIHQELSPVPDMSVSENLFMGREIRRNHLGGLSVVDQKEQIRQTRSIFESMGVQMDPKALMRNLSVAQVQLVEITKAISLSSRIIIMDEPTSALTEKEVHTLFEQIEKLRRTGVGIIYISHKLDEIFRIADRISVLRDGELIGTYAAAELSKNALIQLMVGREITAVYPKIETQRGAVALEVTNFSRGTHFRDISFQLHYGEILGIGGLVGAGRSELVECIFGITHPTAGDLKIEGQTVRIRHPKQAIGHKIALITEDRKRTGLNLIESVETNIAVVILDRIAKLGIVDAKKSAELTDTYISKLNIRTNSRGTKMYKLSGGNQQKVVLAKWLLSEPDIIILDEPTRGIDVGAKRDIYLLMGELAKAGKAVLMISSEIPELMGLADRIIVLADGRLTGEILRKDFSQERIMQYASNMNDEGESV
- the arfB gene encoding alternative ribosome rescue aminoacyl-tRNA hydrolase ArfB — encoded protein: MIEITPAVQIDENELQFEYIRASGPGGQNVNKVATAVQLRFDVRNSPSLETDIKEQLTLHAGNHMTVDGVLIITAKRYRTQEQNRLDAVLRFTHLVEAALHKPKIRKATHPGVSAKAARLFQKKRRAEVKKLRSYHPDDWE